From Demequina capsici, one genomic window encodes:
- a CDS encoding response regulator transcription factor produces MSQRRILVVDDEDNLRTMLVAALKYEGFDVTFAPDGQTALKLVRESAPDLIVLDVMMPDLDGFAVTKRLRDSGNRTPVIFLTARDSASDKVQGLQIGGDDYLSKPFALEELVARVEAVLRRVDASPDSAETWTLADLAMDDVSHRVTRNGEEIHLSPTEYNLVKFLLQNTGRVLSRGQLLQNVWGYSPDDDPSVVETYIGYIRRKVDAFEPKLIHTVRGVGYTMRVQHT; encoded by the coding sequence ATGTCACAGCGCCGCATCCTGGTTGTCGACGACGAGGACAACCTTCGCACCATGCTCGTCGCCGCCCTCAAGTACGAGGGCTTCGACGTCACGTTCGCCCCCGACGGTCAGACCGCGCTCAAGCTGGTGCGTGAGTCGGCGCCGGATCTCATCGTGCTCGACGTGATGATGCCGGACCTCGACGGCTTCGCCGTGACCAAGCGCCTGCGAGACAGCGGCAACCGCACGCCCGTCATCTTCCTCACCGCGCGCGACTCGGCATCGGACAAGGTCCAAGGCCTGCAGATCGGCGGCGACGACTACCTGTCCAAGCCGTTCGCGCTCGAGGAGCTCGTGGCGCGCGTCGAGGCGGTGCTGCGCCGCGTCGACGCGTCCCCCGACTCCGCTGAGACGTGGACGCTCGCGGACCTCGCGATGGACGACGTGTCGCACCGCGTCACCCGCAACGGCGAGGAGATCCACCTGTCGCCCACCGAGTACAACCTCGTGAAGTTCCTGCTGCAGAACACCGGGCGCGTCCTGTCGCGCGGGCAGCTGCTGCAGAACGTGTGGGGCTACTCCCCCGACGACGACCCGTCGGTCGTCGAGACGTACATCGGCTACATCCGCCGCAAGGTGGACGCCTTCGAGCCCAAGCTCATCCACACCGTGCGCGGAGTCGGCTACACGATGAGGGTCCAGCACACATGA
- a CDS encoding Fic family protein, with amino-acid sequence MLTEITVEIPAHIAQQPVTLPTSLTAELEHAVAAIARIESRSEHLGGLGELLVRSEAVASSKIEHVYSTLDDIARASVDADAAAGARSTVAASRALTALTDSCAHAPLTHDAILEAHQRLLDGDLREAQFAGKYRPMQNWIGGSDLAPRDAANVRPLMDDLLAFHSRTDMPAVAQAAITHGQFESIHPFTDGNGRIGRALIGATYRRRGLTVSATVPVAAAMLADTDMYFTHLASYRAGDPEPLVRYVAQCTSTAAEAALESADHLAAMPAAWHEKITARQGSASRTLVDGLLSSPVLDIGRAEKVARASHRRAYEALDHLTDAGVLEEITGSARSRVWVASDVMDELGELEDRIGHRSMPSTEWR; translated from the coding sequence ATGCTCACCGAGATCACGGTCGAGATCCCGGCACACATCGCGCAGCAGCCGGTCACTCTGCCGACCAGCCTCACGGCAGAGCTCGAGCATGCGGTCGCCGCGATCGCTCGGATCGAGTCCCGCTCCGAACACCTCGGTGGCCTCGGCGAGTTGCTCGTACGATCCGAGGCTGTTGCGTCCTCCAAGATCGAGCACGTCTACTCCACCCTTGACGACATTGCACGCGCCTCCGTCGATGCGGATGCGGCGGCCGGCGCCCGGTCCACCGTCGCCGCAAGCCGCGCCCTCACAGCGCTGACCGACTCCTGCGCCCACGCTCCGCTCACGCACGACGCAATCCTGGAAGCCCACCAACGGCTCCTCGACGGCGACCTGCGTGAAGCTCAGTTCGCCGGCAAGTACCGTCCGATGCAGAACTGGATCGGCGGGTCGGACCTCGCCCCACGCGACGCCGCGAACGTCCGGCCGCTCATGGACGACCTCCTCGCCTTCCACTCGCGCACCGACATGCCCGCCGTCGCGCAGGCTGCGATCACGCATGGCCAGTTCGAGTCGATCCACCCGTTCACCGACGGCAACGGGCGCATCGGCCGCGCGCTCATCGGCGCGACATACCGGAGGCGCGGCCTCACCGTGTCGGCGACCGTCCCCGTCGCGGCCGCGATGCTCGCAGACACGGACATGTACTTCACGCATCTTGCCTCCTACCGGGCTGGAGACCCAGAACCGCTCGTGCGCTACGTCGCACAGTGCACGTCGACCGCGGCCGAGGCGGCGCTGGAGTCCGCAGACCACCTTGCTGCGATGCCTGCGGCGTGGCACGAGAAGATCACAGCGAGGCAAGGCTCGGCTTCCCGCACCCTCGTCGACGGGCTGCTGTCCAGCCCCGTGCTCGACATCGGACGCGCCGAGAAGGTTGCCAGAGCGTCGCATCGCCGCGCCTACGAGGCCTTGGACCACCTCACTGATGCGGGCGTGCTCGAGGAGATCACCGGGTCCGCACGCTCCCGCGTGTGGGTCGCATCCGACGTGATGGACGAGCTTGGTGAGCTCGAGGACCGCATCGGGCATCGCTCCATGCCCTCCACCGAGTGGCGCTGA
- a CDS encoding putative protein N(5)-glutamine methyltransferase yields the protein MDPDLTAVAARLRAAGCVFAEDEAALLVEAAASGSAALEDLIARRCAGEPLEPLVGWAHFAGLRIPVAPGTFVPRRRTELVARLAVALAPADGVVVDLCTGTGAIAAVVASRRPGATVIGADLDPAAVAVASVTLGAYGATAVVSDMADDLAPDLRGRVDVVTACPPYVPTAQIAHMPREAREHEPLRALDGGADGTDLQRRVLEAAAALLRPGGHAVVETSVPQAPLTASHATALGLTSRVERDDQLGAVVVVASKPRAQSS from the coding sequence ATGGACCCGGACCTGACGGCCGTCGCGGCACGGCTGCGGGCTGCGGGCTGCGTGTTCGCCGAGGACGAGGCAGCGCTGCTGGTCGAGGCGGCCGCGAGCGGGTCCGCGGCGCTGGAGGACCTGATCGCACGGCGCTGCGCGGGCGAGCCGCTGGAGCCGCTGGTCGGCTGGGCGCACTTCGCCGGGCTGCGCATCCCCGTCGCTCCCGGCACCTTCGTGCCGCGTCGACGCACCGAGCTCGTGGCGCGTCTGGCCGTCGCGCTCGCCCCGGCCGACGGGGTCGTGGTGGACCTGTGCACCGGCACCGGCGCGATCGCGGCCGTCGTCGCGTCGCGTCGGCCGGGTGCGACAGTGATCGGCGCCGACCTCGACCCTGCCGCGGTGGCCGTCGCGTCGGTCACGCTGGGAGCGTACGGCGCCACCGCCGTCGTCTCCGACATGGCGGACGACCTGGCTCCCGACCTGCGTGGGCGCGTGGACGTCGTCACCGCCTGCCCGCCCTATGTGCCCACCGCTCAGATCGCGCACATGCCGCGCGAGGCGCGGGAGCACGAGCCGCTGCGGGCGCTCGACGGAGGCGCGGACGGCACCGATCTGCAGCGGCGCGTGCTCGAGGCGGCCGCCGCGCTGCTGCGCCCGGGGGGGCACGCGGTGGTCGAGACGTCCGTACCGCAGGCCCCTCTCACCGCCTCGCACGCCACGGCGCTCGGCCTGACCTCCCGCGTGGAGCGGGACGACCAGCTGGGCGCCGTGGTCGTGGTGGCGTCGAAGCCGCGCGCTCAGTCGTCCTGA
- a CDS encoding VTC domain-containing protein, whose product MTLVTPWEAYVGTLPAISLEQIETTAAMLTRVDRKYVVEPGHWAEVVASLDVPVQVLEIDGRRSFRYESVYLDTDDLQMYRDAARRRPRRTKVRTRHYLDTGASAIEVKERSASGSTVKSRLFLDSRPDVAEGLTSEALDFVGGFPRLADVAASLRPSLTTTYVRTTLVTPDGRVTVDAGVEAHDVDGRSIAYDHRLIVETKVSHHAGAVDRTLWARGIRPARVSKYCTSMAALRPDLPSNRWARTLRRHVDAPALAS is encoded by the coding sequence ATGACGCTCGTCACGCCCTGGGAGGCGTACGTCGGCACCCTGCCCGCGATCAGCCTCGAGCAGATCGAGACCACGGCGGCCATGCTCACCAGGGTGGACCGCAAGTACGTGGTCGAGCCCGGTCACTGGGCCGAGGTCGTCGCGTCGCTCGACGTGCCCGTGCAGGTCCTGGAGATCGACGGACGGCGGTCGTTCCGCTACGAGTCCGTCTACCTGGACACCGACGATCTGCAGATGTACCGGGACGCAGCGCGCCGGCGACCTCGCCGCACCAAGGTCCGCACCAGGCACTATCTGGACACGGGCGCCTCGGCGATCGAGGTCAAGGAGCGGAGCGCCTCAGGATCCACGGTCAAGTCGCGGCTGTTCCTCGACTCCCGGCCCGACGTGGCCGAGGGGCTCACGTCGGAGGCGCTCGACTTCGTGGGCGGCTTCCCCCGCTTGGCCGATGTGGCCGCGTCGCTCCGTCCCTCCCTCACCACCACCTATGTGCGGACCACGCTCGTCACCCCGGACGGGCGGGTCACTGTCGATGCCGGAGTCGAGGCGCATGACGTCGACGGCCGATCCATCGCGTACGACCACCGCCTGATCGTGGAGACCAAGGTCTCCCACCACGCCGGCGCCGTGGATCGCACCCTCTGGGCGCGAGGCATCCGCCCCGCCCGCGTCAGCAAGTACTGCACGTCCATGGCCGCGCTGCGGCCCGACCTTCCGTCCAACCGCTGGGCACGGACCCTGCGTCGGCACGTCGACGCACCCGCGCTCGCGAGCTGA
- a CDS encoding VOC family protein, which translates to MATVSTYLNFDGTCEEAFAFYRTVFGTEFSAPVMRKSAMPAGEGMPPLAPEEAEGVMHVALPILGGHQIMGTDITPSMGHVLKHGNDTSINLECDDLAQLNHLFFALSESAGETFGPMPMPWGQHFATVVDQFGIRWMLVAPLEAAPAAPSA; encoded by the coding sequence ATGGCGACCGTCAGCACCTATCTCAACTTCGACGGCACCTGCGAGGAGGCGTTCGCCTTCTACAGGACCGTGTTCGGCACCGAGTTCTCGGCGCCCGTGATGCGCAAGTCCGCGATGCCCGCAGGCGAGGGGATGCCTCCGCTCGCGCCCGAGGAGGCGGAGGGCGTGATGCACGTCGCGCTCCCGATCCTGGGCGGCCACCAGATCATGGGCACCGACATCACCCCCAGCATGGGTCACGTGCTCAAGCACGGCAACGACACGTCCATCAATCTCGAATGCGACGACCTGGCGCAGCTGAACCACCTGTTCTTCGCCCTGTCCGAGTCCGCAGGCGAGACCTTCGGCCCCATGCCGATGCCGTGGGGCCAGCACTTCGCCACCGTCGTGGACCAGTTCGGCATCCGCTGGATGCTGGTCGCACCGCTCGAGGCCGCACCGGCCGCCCCGTCCGCGTAG
- a CDS encoding ArsR/SmtB family transcription factor, with product MVVSTDLTDAEVDRLFHALADATRRDIVRRTLADDASVTDLAAAYAMSFAAVSKHVAVLEEAGLVTRHQDGRRRLVRADPARLARAQELLARYEQLWRHRVGRLDALLGEASPAPHPRPSGPHP from the coding sequence ATGGTTGTATCAACTGATCTGACCGACGCCGAGGTGGACCGCCTGTTCCACGCCTTGGCCGATGCGACGCGACGAGACATCGTCCGCCGTACCCTCGCCGACGACGCGTCGGTGACCGACCTCGCCGCCGCGTACGCGATGTCCTTCGCGGCGGTCAGCAAGCACGTCGCCGTGCTCGAGGAGGCTGGACTCGTGACCCGCCACCAGGACGGAAGGCGCCGCCTCGTGCGCGCCGATCCCGCCCGCCTCGCGCGAGCCCAGGAGCTGCTCGCCCGCTACGAGCAGCTCTGGCGCCACCGCGTCGGCCGTCTCGATGCCCTCCTCGGCGAGGCGTCGCCCGCGCCCCATCCGCGACCCAGCGGTCCCCACCCCTGA
- a CDS encoding DUF4956 domain-containing protein produces the protein MSVFAYIAADLVAIAALVFGLYFPRHRRKDLIVSFLAINVGVMGVTYAMATADLTLGFGMGIFAVLSIIRLRSTEMEHNEIAYYFTAIALGLLGGFPSGNPAVSFTLMAVLLAVILIGDHPALFGRTRMTQLVLDRAVADEKAASDLAAAMLGATVHRISIRKVDYVAETTACEVRYTLIDPDDALGTVAATGELHVTSPAGLR, from the coding sequence ATGTCAGTCTTCGCCTACATCGCCGCCGATCTGGTGGCCATCGCCGCCCTCGTCTTCGGGCTGTACTTCCCGCGCCATAGGCGCAAGGACCTCATCGTGTCCTTCCTCGCCATCAACGTGGGCGTCATGGGCGTCACCTACGCCATGGCCACGGCCGACCTCACGCTCGGGTTCGGCATGGGCATCTTCGCGGTCCTGTCGATCATCCGCCTGCGCTCCACCGAGATGGAGCACAACGAGATCGCCTACTACTTCACGGCGATCGCGCTCGGCCTCCTGGGCGGCTTCCCGTCGGGCAACCCGGCGGTGAGCTTCACGCTGATGGCCGTGCTGCTCGCCGTCATCCTCATCGGCGACCACCCCGCCCTGTTCGGCCGCACACGCATGACCCAGCTGGTGCTGGATCGCGCCGTCGCCGACGAGAAGGCCGCCTCCGACCTCGCGGCCGCCATGCTCGGCGCCACCGTGCACCGGATCTCCATCCGCAAGGTCGACTACGTGGCGGAGACCACCGCCTGCGAGGTGCGCTACACGCTGATCGACCCGGACGACGCGCTGGGCACCGTCGCCGCGACGGGCGAGCTCCACGTCACGAGCCCGGCGGGCCTGCGATGA
- a CDS encoding carbohydrate-binding domain-containing protein, translating to MKIPRKPAIAFASFAAASALFLSACSSSTTDASSSTTTDSSTDSTTETVSSSTTNGEATYDDLDISDVDLSPSTDGATTITLADGASSSDGDGVTIDGDTITITAAGTYVLSGELSDGQVVVDVEDGDVYLVLDGASITMSGAPAIQVDNASNTIVYTEAGTTNTLADTGTYDDTDEETGGAALWSSDDLFLAGEGTLIVDAGRNDGITSKDTLVIASGTVEVTAVDDGIRGKDALVILDGDITVDAGTGHALKSDNEADDEDTSRFVGVVWIEGGTIDLTSGEDGIHAANQVTIDGGDVTVDAGDDGIHSDVYLRIGDAEIDITNSYEGLEAAMMYLDAGTVSIVSSDDGINGSDGSGQSDTTGMGGAPGGGSMPNGGGPGGGSASGTSTTTDGTTSTTSTTTTSGTISVTYTTSTDDTSTASTTTTAMGGVDAAEEGVLVTISGGTYLINADGDGLDSNGSIEMTGGTVVISGPTNNGNGAIDYNGTFEITGGTIAASGASGMAQSPSSGEATLSISFNNTVASGTTLSVLDSDGNLVMSFTTEKTSSSLVLSSSELTSGETYTVVSGGTASGGDAYGPLMIGGTLTGGDTLGTLDAS from the coding sequence ATGAAGATCCCCCGCAAGCCTGCGATCGCGTTCGCGTCCTTCGCCGCCGCCAGCGCGCTGTTCCTCAGCGCGTGCTCCTCGAGCACCACCGACGCGTCGTCCAGCACCACCACCGACTCCTCGACGGACTCGACCACGGAGACCGTCTCGTCGTCCACGACCAACGGCGAGGCGACGTACGACGACCTTGACATCTCGGACGTCGATCTCAGCCCCAGCACCGACGGTGCGACGACGATCACCCTCGCAGACGGCGCCTCGTCGTCCGACGGCGACGGTGTCACGATCGACGGCGACACCATCACCATCACCGCGGCCGGCACGTACGTGCTGTCCGGCGAGCTGTCCGACGGCCAGGTGGTCGTCGACGTCGAGGACGGCGACGTGTACCTGGTGCTCGACGGCGCGTCGATCACCATGTCCGGCGCTCCCGCGATCCAGGTGGACAACGCGTCGAACACGATCGTCTACACCGAGGCGGGCACCACCAACACGCTCGCCGACACCGGCACGTACGACGACACCGACGAGGAGACCGGAGGCGCGGCCCTGTGGTCCAGCGACGACCTGTTCCTCGCCGGTGAGGGAACGCTCATCGTCGACGCCGGCCGCAACGACGGCATCACCAGCAAGGACACGCTCGTCATCGCGTCCGGCACCGTCGAGGTGACGGCCGTGGACGACGGCATCCGCGGCAAGGACGCGCTCGTCATCCTCGACGGCGACATCACGGTCGACGCAGGCACCGGCCACGCGCTCAAGTCCGACAACGAGGCGGACGACGAGGACACCTCCCGCTTCGTGGGCGTCGTGTGGATCGAGGGCGGGACGATCGACCTCACCTCCGGCGAGGACGGGATCCACGCCGCGAACCAGGTGACGATCGACGGCGGCGACGTCACGGTCGATGCCGGCGACGACGGCATCCACTCGGACGTGTATCTGCGCATCGGCGACGCCGAGATCGACATCACGAACTCGTACGAGGGCCTGGAGGCGGCGATGATGTACCTCGACGCCGGCACGGTGTCGATCGTGTCCAGCGACGACGGCATCAACGGCTCCGACGGCTCGGGCCAGTCCGACACGACGGGCATGGGCGGCGCGCCTGGAGGCGGCTCGATGCCGAACGGCGGCGGCCCCGGCGGTGGCAGCGCATCGGGCACGTCCACCACCACGGACGGCACCACCTCGACGACGTCCACCACCACCACGTCGGGCACCATCTCGGTGACCTACACGACGTCGACCGACGACACGTCGACCGCGAGCACCACGACCACCGCCATGGGTGGCGTGGACGCCGCCGAGGAAGGGGTCCTCGTGACCATCAGCGGCGGCACGTATCTCATCAATGCGGACGGCGACGGGCTCGACTCGAACGGCAGCATCGAGATGACCGGCGGCACCGTCGTCATCTCCGGTCCCACCAACAACGGCAACGGCGCGATCGACTACAACGGCACGTTCGAGATCACCGGCGGCACGATCGCCGCGTCGGGCGCCTCCGGCATGGCCCAGTCGCCCTCCAGCGGCGAGGCGACGCTGTCGATCTCCTTCAACAACACGGTCGCCTCGGGCACCACCCTGTCCGTGCTCGACTCTGACGGGAACCTCGTGATGTCGTTCACCACGGAGAAGACGTCGTCCTCGCTCGTGCTGTCCTCCTCCGAGCTGACGTCGGGAGAGACGTACACGGTCGTCTCGGGCGGCACCGCCTCCGGGGGAGACGCGTACGGTCCGCTCATGATCGGCGGCACCCTCACGGGCGGCGACACCCTGGGCACGCTCGACGCCTCCTGA
- a CDS encoding dienelactone hydrolase family protein has product MATVVLIHSALGLTPTVLKWADDLRAEGHNVITPDLYEGAIYGNLDEGVAHADSVPMSAHVAAARAAIAEAGGLGPDPVYAGFSLGAAVAQILALTDPDARGVVLMHGAMSPQWIDGAEWGERLTGQLHYAVDDPWCEAEEVQAFVRFAPDGALDEFKYDGSAHLFAFEQLGEYDAYQGALMHDRVIAFLAEL; this is encoded by the coding sequence ATGGCCACCGTCGTCCTCATCCACTCCGCCCTGGGCCTCACGCCCACCGTCCTCAAGTGGGCCGATGACCTCCGTGCCGAAGGGCACAACGTCATCACCCCCGACCTGTACGAAGGCGCGATCTACGGCAACCTCGACGAAGGCGTGGCGCACGCCGACTCGGTCCCCATGAGCGCGCACGTGGCGGCCGCAAGGGCGGCGATCGCCGAGGCCGGCGGTCTGGGCCCCGACCCCGTGTACGCAGGCTTCTCGCTCGGGGCCGCGGTGGCTCAGATCCTCGCGCTCACCGACCCCGATGCGCGGGGCGTGGTGCTGATGCACGGTGCCATGTCTCCCCAGTGGATCGACGGCGCCGAGTGGGGCGAGCGGCTCACCGGCCAGCTGCACTACGCCGTGGACGACCCGTGGTGCGAGGCGGAGGAGGTGCAGGCGTTCGTGCGCTTCGCCCCCGACGGCGCGCTCGACGAGTTCAAGTACGACGGTTCCGCGCACCTCTTCGCCTTCGAGCAGCTGGGCGAGTACGACGCGTACCAGGGAGCCCTCATGCACGATCGGGTGATCGCGTTCCTCGCGGAGCTGTGA
- a CDS encoding sensor histidine kinase, giving the protein MSEAHPGLSLRTRLMIGLAVVAAIAIGVAVTVTVTTHSYLVQQLDARLESYSGQIDAVLLHRNDSSSDVIVPLTPPGSTESSERPSDAYTGLINATDGSYGFALKPNTASDDTEPDLSQLDVALFADGQAFSTTVDALGGEAGEYRVLVRPFNASGGTYWSFTALSMDSVQDATTRLVVIEAFGIGALLAGLALVGLWVIRLGITPMRRMVDASKQIAEGDMSVRLEGASAGSESHDLAIALNGMIGRLQASLTERERSEAKLREFVADASHELRTPLTTVLGYAQLYRKGALSDKADVDDAWVRTESEAGRMKRLVEDMLELAKYDALPELQRVDADITALAAEIVGDSAAADPDTEFALEADGPAIAAVDADKVRQAVINIVRNAAIHGGDNVTVRVTTTSGAVRIAVEDDGPGMSPEVAARATERFVRGDSSRSRATGGGAGLGLAITAAIVDAHGGTLNVTSTVGHGTTVTMTIPRAPLTTGATPIVRTAPSPASTASAPSASTPALGD; this is encoded by the coding sequence ATGAGCGAGGCGCACCCCGGGCTCTCTCTGAGGACCCGGCTGATGATCGGCCTCGCCGTCGTCGCGGCGATCGCGATCGGCGTGGCCGTCACCGTCACCGTCACCACGCACAGCTATCTGGTGCAGCAGCTCGACGCCCGGCTCGAGTCGTACTCCGGCCAGATCGACGCGGTCCTGCTCCACCGCAACGACTCGAGCAGCGACGTCATCGTGCCGCTCACGCCGCCCGGCTCCACCGAGAGCTCCGAGCGGCCCTCCGACGCCTACACCGGGCTCATCAACGCGACCGACGGATCGTACGGTTTCGCCCTCAAGCCCAACACGGCGTCCGACGACACCGAGCCCGATCTGTCGCAGCTCGACGTGGCGCTGTTCGCCGACGGCCAGGCGTTCTCCACGACGGTCGACGCGCTGGGCGGCGAGGCCGGCGAGTACCGGGTGCTGGTGCGGCCCTTCAACGCCTCCGGAGGGACCTACTGGTCGTTCACCGCGCTGTCCATGGACAGCGTGCAGGACGCGACCACCCGCCTCGTCGTGATCGAGGCGTTCGGCATCGGTGCGCTGCTGGCAGGCCTCGCTCTCGTGGGCCTGTGGGTGATCCGGCTGGGGATCACGCCCATGCGGCGGATGGTGGACGCGTCCAAGCAGATCGCCGAGGGCGACATGTCGGTGCGTCTCGAGGGCGCGTCCGCGGGCTCCGAGAGCCACGACCTGGCGATCGCGCTGAACGGGATGATCGGCCGTCTTCAGGCCTCCCTCACCGAGCGCGAGCGTTCCGAGGCCAAGCTGCGCGAGTTCGTCGCCGACGCGTCCCATGAGCTCCGCACCCCGCTCACCACGGTCCTGGGCTATGCGCAGCTGTACCGCAAGGGCGCCCTGTCCGACAAGGCCGACGTGGACGATGCCTGGGTGCGCACCGAGTCCGAGGCCGGTCGCATGAAGCGCCTGGTCGAGGACATGCTGGAGCTTGCGAAGTACGACGCGCTGCCCGAGCTGCAGCGGGTGGACGCCGACATCACCGCCCTCGCGGCGGAGATCGTGGGCGACTCCGCGGCCGCGGACCCCGACACCGAGTTCGCGCTCGAGGCCGACGGCCCCGCGATCGCCGCCGTCGACGCGGACAAGGTGCGGCAGGCCGTGATCAACATCGTGCGGAACGCGGCGATCCACGGCGGCGACAACGTCACGGTGCGCGTCACCACCACCTCCGGCGCTGTCCGCATCGCGGTGGAGGACGACGGGCCTGGCATGAGCCCCGAGGTCGCCGCACGGGCGACCGAGCGCTTCGTGCGCGGCGACTCGTCGCGCTCGCGTGCGACGGGTGGCGGCGCCGGGCTGGGCCTCGCGATCACCGCGGCCATCGTGGACGCGCATGGCGGCACTCTCAACGTCACGAGCACCGTGGGGCACGGCACCACCGTGACCATGACGATCCCGCGCGCGCCGCTGACCACCGGCGCGACCCCGATCGTGCGGACCGCGCCGTCGCCGGCGTCCACCGCGTCGGCGCCGTCGGCCAGCACGCCCGCGCTCGGCGACTGA
- a CDS encoding SRPBCC family protein, translating into MPITNVEKDLDALTMTITAEFPVPVSRLWGAFDDPRQLEQFWGPPGWPARFTRHDMAVGGRSHYTMTGPEGESSSGYWEFTRIEPGKTIELVDGFATDDGEPNPQMPTMRMSMVFEPTDAGSRFVSTTWFNSLDELNQLLEMGMEQGTLMAMGQMDRVLEGLREFAAGKGTLLEELSEVHVRITRWIEADRDTVWHAYNTPELMRQWLLGPDGWRMTECEMDLTKGGSYRYAWEPEEGTEGTAFGFEGECLLAEPPYRAVTTERMRGTPAPQTTNDLTMVEDDGGTLLTLVIQYPDEASKEFILGTGMVEGMETSYARLERMLQDD; encoded by the coding sequence ATGCCCATCACGAATGTCGAGAAGGACCTCGACGCCCTCACCATGACCATCACCGCCGAGTTCCCGGTCCCGGTCTCGCGGCTCTGGGGCGCGTTCGACGACCCGCGTCAGCTCGAGCAGTTCTGGGGCCCTCCCGGCTGGCCGGCCCGCTTCACCAGGCACGACATGGCCGTCGGCGGACGCTCCCACTACACGATGACGGGCCCGGAGGGGGAGAGCTCGTCCGGCTACTGGGAGTTCACCCGGATCGAGCCCGGCAAGACGATCGAGCTGGTCGACGGCTTCGCCACCGACGACGGCGAGCCCAACCCCCAGATGCCCACGATGCGCATGTCCATGGTGTTCGAACCGACCGACGCAGGCTCACGATTCGTGTCCACCACCTGGTTCAACTCGCTCGACGAGCTGAACCAGCTGCTCGAGATGGGGATGGAGCAGGGCACCCTCATGGCCATGGGCCAGATGGATCGCGTGCTCGAAGGGCTGCGCGAGTTCGCCGCGGGCAAGGGCACGCTGCTCGAGGAGCTCAGCGAGGTGCACGTGCGCATCACCCGGTGGATCGAGGCCGACCGCGACACCGTCTGGCACGCGTACAACACCCCCGAGCTCATGCGGCAGTGGCTGCTGGGCCCCGACGGCTGGCGCATGACGGAATGCGAGATGGACCTCACCAAGGGCGGCTCGTACCGCTACGCGTGGGAGCCGGAGGAGGGCACCGAGGGGACGGCCTTCGGGTTCGAGGGCGAATGCCTGCTCGCCGAGCCGCCGTACCGCGCCGTCACCACCGAGCGCATGCGCGGCACGCCCGCGCCGCAGACCACGAACGACCTCACCATGGTCGAGGACGACGGCGGCACGCTCCTCACGCTCGTGATCCAGTACCCCGACGAGGCCAGCAAGGAGTTCATCCTGGGCACCGGCATGGTCGAGGGCATGGAGACCAGCTACGCGCGCCTGGAGCGGATGCTTCAGGACGACTGA